The nucleotide sequence atcattGACAGTCCTCTTCTTAGTAATACGTTTGGAAATCAAACAAAAATATTAGGTGCAAGATTCTTCAAAGACCGACCCAATAACCACCTGTCAGTCCAAATTTAGTATTTTTCCGTTACCGAGTCAGTCTTGACCGAGCTAGAGAACATTGCTGCTGCGTAACTAGGTACTGATGTGTCAAAAACAGCCCAAGACCGGTCAGGTTCAGTCTTCTGGATCTAAAAACATTTCATTCTTAGAGCCCAGCTGAGAATTCCTAAATTGTGTATGCCCAGGCCACACAACTCCTTAGGTCTGTActcgcaaaaaataaataaaaatccttaGGTCTGCACACCTTAACTCACAGTGTCCGTCATTAAATTATCATGCCCCTTCCACCAAAAAGCCCGCCTTCTCTCGTCGATTGCCTTGATCAACCAGCGAGGAACATCCATAGCCAGCAACAAATATATTGGGATGAATGTGGGAACGGCCTTAACAAGCACCGCTCTACCAGCAGGGTGAATGAGAGCAGCTTTCCGGTGGAAGCCGATCGGTGGCCTTGTCTACCCAGGGTAGAAGGGCCGCCTTGGTTAGCTTCTTGACAGAGAGAGGAAGACCAAGATGTGTGCAAGGAAAATTTACAATAGAACAAGGCAATATCTGTTGGAGCACAGTGATAATTTGCAAAATTCAAATCCTGTTTTGCTTTTACCAGTTGATTTCTTGCGTGTTCTTTTGCATATATCTTACACAATATTGTTGAAAATGGTTGAAGCAGGCTCCTAAGTGATACTGTCATTTGCCCAGCAAAGTATTcgatattttattttgttttactgtAACTGGCTGATGACAGTGAACAAATATTTCCAGATTATCATTGCTTTCAGCATCGCAGACCACATAAAGAAGTTGTTCTATTCAGAGCATGGGGCTAACTCCAGGTATTGCCGGCTATTCTCACCTTGATGAATATTTTTCTAATCTGCATCCACCCTTTGGAATGGGAAGACTGAACTTCAAGTATTTGTTCAGGAGAGATGACCCAGAGGTGAAGAGCCTAATTGATGAGATCGAGAAACTGAGGGAAGCATTTGAACCTATAGAAAGGCCAACACTAAGCATCGAAGACCACAAATCAAAGCCACTGCCTGAGGAAAGATCTGAGTTGAGCCCTTCGCCTATCCAAGCACCTGTTACCCCCAAAGCCGCACACGTCGACTCCCCAAAATCTCCCATGAAGCCTGAGCAGCAGCATCAGCTGGATCCTGATTCTGAATTTGCAAACCTGGGAGCAGACTTTGGGAAGGACGGCAAAGATTACTCAGCCGAGGAGATCAGCGGGTGGGAGTTTGACGAGCTCGAAGAGGAGAGCTGAATGCTGACACAGCGTCCGAACCCGGCAACCAAAAACTACTTAGATTCGGTTTCCCGCACTGACATGCATCTCCAGTTCCGAAGCGCCAGGGAAATGTGCACCGTTGGATGTATATAGGTGTCGTTCGATTGCACTGTCGCTGCCCGTGGACAATTGACCTGTAACCTTGGCAAGGCAGTTGCTATTTGTTTGTTCTTGCCAATGACCATGTTGCGTATTACATGTGTACTGATCAGTACTGAACAGCACTGTTGTAAAACTTGCAAGTTTGGACTTTCTTTAAATATATACACATACATTGGGATTCAGATATATTAGTAAACAATTGCAGTTCTTTCTTTGTTGCCGAACTCATCCACCCCCTTGGATGGTGTTCAGATTGATGGCATATTATCGTACAAAGCCTGATGCTGTACCTAGCTGGCAAGTTGAAACAGATAGCGACACTACCCATCCCATTATGATGTTATCTAAACTATCTCGTCTGCATGCAATTCTTGCAACACGGCCTGAAAGCTACCCGGGTTGGTGTGCTAATGCTACCGCCGCGGCCGGCCAGCCCGCCCGCCCAAACAAAGCTCTGCTGCCCGTGCATTCCCACCTCCTACGCCGCGACGCCCCGGGAGAAATATACGAGAATGGAAAGCGCTGTCCAGCACATGGCACCGGCCTTAGCTAGTGACCGAAGGCGTCGATGCGGTCGCGAGGACGATCGGTCCCGCGCCGCATGCTGACGTGCTCGACAGAATGCTCATGGGCGATGGTGTGCCGCGGACGTGGTGAGCCGTGCGCTTGGCGCTCGACGAAATGGCATGTCAGGGCGAGGCGAGGACTTTTTTACTGTTTTGACCCGGTCGCTTAAGTTTAGCACGATTTAACCCTACATCAAAAATATTTTCAGATCTGGCCCATTTCAAAACGCCATAAACTACGGCGTTTTGGTTACACGGGAGACGCCACACTCTATAGCGTTTGACTCTGGTCCACACACCAGCTGACGCCGACGTGGCAAAGCGAGACGCCAACGGTGGTGGCGTTTGCCCAAAACGCCACTGCTCTTGGTGTTTGGCCTAGCCCAGCCTATAGCACAAATAACAACTAAACAAATGATCACTAGGCATGAGATGTGCTTGCTAGCGTGCAACTGTGTACTACTCCCTCTTTTCCTAAATATTTAtttttttagagattcaaatggactatcacatacggatgtatataaacatattttagaatatagattcactcattttgcttcgtatgtagtcacttattgaaatctctagaaagacaaatgtttaggaacggagggagtagaatcaaAGGTTTTGAGTGTTGGAAGAAGCGTTTTAATTATATGTTTTTTTACTTGTGAACTGACTCATTATTCAATGTAACTAGTAGTATTTTTTACTTGTGAACTGACTCATTATTTAATGTAATTAGTAGTAATGTTCGGTTCTAGCTAATTCCATATTGTTAGTCAGCagattttttaattttattttaacCTGTGAGCTAACTGATTATTCATCATAATTAGTAGCAATATTTGGACTCTAACTAATTCAGTATTGTTAGTTGACTCGTAATTAACCAGACAATATTACATAAGTTCaattaaaataaaaaaaacaacaaTGAAACTACGCGAGGTACCGAACGGTGAGCTCATATACATGGCGGCCCTGGCCGGTGGCACCTCCGTTGTCTTCTGATCCGCTGTCGTTGTCGGTGGCGCCATCGTATGAGCCGCGAAAGGGCACGACGACTCTGACTGGCTGCCGCCTGGAGGTCGCGATGATTGGCTTCCTCCGCTGCTTGGACTAGTCCTCGGCCCAGGCCAATGCGAAGTAGAGGTCTGCTCAAACGCACTATAGGGTGACAGTCGACATCGCGAACGCGGCCATGAGGACGCTGTCACAGTGCTCTGCTGCAACGTGTCGGCGCCTCCGCGGCTGAGGTAATAGAGGAGGCACCTGCAGTGTCCACGGTAGCCAGGGAGGGCTCCTTCTTATTCATGGCGACTGGGCATGGATTGCGGTGCCCTCGCCTTGTCGCACTAGAGGTAGCTCAGTGGTGACGCTGGCCGGAGGAGGTCCCGATTTGGTGCAGGTTTGCAGAAATGAACCCGACAACGATGACAACGGCAGCGGACCGGACAATGACGGAGGTTCCGCCAGCCATGCGTACTAGCTCATCGTCCGGTCCACGCGTAGTTTTGTTTATTTTAATTAAACTTATGATATAATGTCTGGTTAATTGCAGGCCAACTAACAATGCTGAATTAGGAGGGGACAAACATTGCTACTAATTATAGTGAATAATCAGTCAGCTCACatgtcaaaacaaaaacaaaaataaaaaaaacatggaCGAACAATATGGAAATAGTTAGAGCCAAACATTATCACTACTAATTACACTAAATAATCAATCAGTTCACAATTTAGAATAAAAATATAATTAAAATGCTTGTCACATTACTCAAAACCTTTGATTCTAGTATGCAGTTCCACGCGCTAGCAAACATATCTCAAGTCCATTTGATCATTTGTTTAGTTGCTAATTATGGGGTTGGGCCAAACGGAAGAGAGTGACGTCTTGGGCAAACGCCAGCTCCTATGGCGTCTAGCTTTGCCACATCAGCGCCAGCTATTGTGTATGGGCCAGAGTCAAACGCCATAGGCAGTGGCGTCTTCTGTGTAACCAAAACGCCGTAGTCGACGGCGTTTTGAAATGGATCAGATTCTGAAATATTTTTAATATAAGGTTAAATTGTGCTAAATTTAAGCAAGCGGGTCAAAACAGTGAAAATGTCCGCGAGGCGAGCCGCGGCACGGTCACGTCGCTGCCGAGTTGCAGCAGGTTCGGCGTTCGGCAGGTCTGTTCACTCTCCGTGTGCAATTCTGAGTACAAGTACAATAGTCGTGTTGTGCGTTTCAAGGCGTACACATCCTCGATAGGCTCGGCTCCTCTGCAGTTCCCTTCAGATTTCAGGACTTGCTTGTCGTCAGCCTACCATCATAACTTCCCACGGAAGCAGGGTAAAGAAGAGGAGGGAGCACAGTCAGCGTTGACACTAGTTTCTTCTTACCTCTGAGAACGACAGCCTAGCCGAACCGATGGTAACAAAGCTGATGTGCAGATCTagcatctctctgtctctcttttgtttttgtttttgagatCAGATCTAGCATCTCTTGATCGAACTGAAATGTTTGTTTGCATCATATGGTTAGCTACCCAGGTTTTATAAACCGGCACTAGTAGCTACTCCATTGCAATTGGTCTACTTACCATTGTGGACTTTTGTCTAGAAATTTGATCCCAATGCTACCAACTAATTTGGCTTGTCGGAATGGATTGGGGTGGGGGTTGGAACTGACCTGTCAGGCCAGTATTATTTATGAAATGTCACAAGATGCATGTTCGTCAGCTTGACGATTTTTCTTCAGTTTTAGTCGGCTGCTGCATGTCcttttttttttatcaaagaagggccttgccccttccgattttcattactgaaaaccaccgaATTCTACAGGCGAGATAaaaacgaaaaaaaagagaaagaacagAAAAGAACACAGCTGCCAACACCACCAGGAATCCCTAGCAGCAGGGGGCACCATGAATTCCAACAACCTGAGTACAAATTAACCCCTAAGTTCAAACTGCCAAATCATCATTACAGCTAAAGCAAAAGAAGCAAGAAAGGACACAAGGGTTCTGTCATCAGAAGCAACAAACATCAGGTTCACCCTCGCAAGAGAAGCTTCATTCCAGCCTTGCCACATTGATCCTCCATCCCTGCTTAGCAGTGAACACCTCATTTGCTGCCTGTTCTAGCACCCTTGCTCCCAGCTCCAAAGTTTTTCTTGACGACTCCTTTATCTGCAGGACGGACCAGTCAGTCAACCACCTGCATAATAGTTTGACAACATACAAAGGATCATTTATCCTTTTGTTTTCAAAGACAATTGCATTCCTGCTTTTCCAAATTGCCTAAAGCAGGGCTGCAATCCCCACCAGAACCATTTTTTTCTCCTCTTTATTAAATTTCCTAATCCACCACCCAAAACAGTCCTTTACATTTGATGGGACAGTTTTAAATCCACACACACATCTGACCAAACCCCACAACAGTGAAGCAGTGGAGCAGGAAAAAAACAAATGGTCAATTGATTCATCTTTCCCACACAACACACATCCTTTCCCACCCTTCCAGCCTTTTCTAAGCAGCACATCCCTAGTTAATATACTTTTTTTACTAACTAACCAAAGAAACACTTTCAGTTTCTCAGGCAACTTTGTTTTCCATAAGTATTTCTGTGGGAAGTTTATCCCAACTGCTATCAATTTCCTATATAAGGACCCCACAGAAAACTTATGATCTACAGTTAGGGTCCAGAGAACTTGGTCTGCCCCTCCCTGCAAATGAATTTCCTCACATCTTTTTTTCAAACAATTCCAAAGCCCTAAAGTTTCCCCATGCAATGTTCTTCTAAATTTGAACCCCCCACCCTTTCTGTATAGCCTCTTCCACAGTAATGTTGTGGTCAAAGCATATATCATACAGCCTAGGGTAAGCCTCTTTCAAAGGTTTATCATCCACCcaggtatcttcccagaacctagtATTCCTCCCATCCCCTACTTTTTTCTTAACAAATCTATAGAATATTTCCTTGATCTTCAACAAACTAGCCCAAAATTGGGAATCCCCAGGCTTCTTGTTTACTAAAGCTAAACATCTCCCTTTTCTATATTTTTCTATCCAAAACATCCTGCCACAGACctctttcattttccattttccaaaACCATTTTGCTAGGAGCGCAATATTCATAATCTCTCAATTCAGTATCCCTAAACCCTCCATGTCTTTAGGTCGACAGCACTCTTTCCAATTCACTAGATGGTACTTTTTTACATTCTCATCTTCTTGCCATACCAATCTGGATCTAAAGAAATCAGCTTTCTTTATGATCCCTTTAGGCACAGCATAGAAGGACATCATAAACAAAGGCATGTTAGTCAAGCAGGCTTGCACCAGGGTGATTCTTCCAGCAATAGAACCCAGTATCTTCCCCTGCCAACATCCACACCTTTTCTCAATTTTATTTGTCACACATTCCCAGTGTGAGTTCCCAACTCTATTCTCAGAAACAGGCATCCCCAGGTACCTAATGGGCAAGTCTCCCATCTTACACGTTAGGATATCCTGATAGGTCGCTTGTTTTTCTCTAGCTTTGCCAAATAATAgcaattcacttttatgaaaatttaTTTTGAGCCCAGACATCTGCTCAAAAGCCCCAAGTATAAGTTTAAGATTTTTAACACTTTCCACCTCATCCTTGATCAAGAagatagtatcatcagcatattgtaacATATTAACCCCTTTTTCTCCATCTCCATTCAGCACCCCCTTAACCAGATCATGCTCCAGGGCATTACTCATTATACAAGCCAGGGCATCAGCAGCTATGTCAAACAGCAAAGGGGACATAGCATCTCCTTGCCTCAGTCCTTTAAAGGTTTTAAAATACGGGCCAATTTCATCATTTACTCTGATTCCTACATGTCCTCCTCTCATAGTTTCCATCACCCAGTCACACCATTTATCAGGAAATCCTTTCATTTTCAGCATCTGTATCACAAAAGGCCATTTGATTTTATCataagctttctcaaaatccactttaaacACCAGGGCATCTTCTTTGTGTTTGTGAAAGGAGTTCAGGGCCTCATGCAGGATCACAATCCCTTCCATAATGTATCTGCCCTTGATAAAGGCAGTTTGGGTTTTGGAAATCACAGGGGCCACACATTTGGCCAATCTATTCATCAGAATTTTAGTAATGGTTTTAAAACTGACATTCAACAGGCAAATAGGCCTGAACTTCTGAATTTGTTTAGCATCATTAGTTTTTGGGACAAGAGTAATAATACCATAATTAAGTCTGGCAATATTAATCTCACCTTTTGCAAACCCTTCTACCAAGGATTTTAGATCCCACTTCACCACTTCCCAAAAATCTTGGTAAAAATCAGCAGGGAACCCATCAGGGCCAGTGCTTTTGTTTCTTTTCATCCCAAAGACCACCTGATGGATTTCATTTAGGGAAAAAGGAGCCAAAAGCTCCTCTTTCTCCTGTCCATTAATTTTATTCATCTCCATCTCCTTCAACGAAATACTAGATTCTTCAGGATGTCCAAATAATTCTTTATAGAATTTGGTGATATATTCCATTAAATTCTCATCTCCCTCTATAACCCCTTCTTCCTGTTCCAGGGAAACAATCTTGTTTTTCCTTCTCCTCCCATTCACCTTGGCATGATAATATCTAGTATTTCTGTCTCCATCTTTAATCTCTGAATCTTTATATCTCTGCAACCACTTCACCTCTTCTTGCAACATTACTTTTTTCAATTGTGCTCTCAACTTTTTCTGATCATCCCTATCTCTCACACCTAAGCCCATAATCTCAGCTCTCTTATCTAAATCATCCAATTCTTTTAAtatttccatttttatttttctgtaCCAAGCATCCATATTTCTGTTCCAGCCTTTTAACTTTTTCCTAAGGTTTCTCAACCTTGATTGCCATCTATCTAACATGTCCCCAAAGTATCTACCATTCCAGGTGTTATACACCAGCCCTCTAAAACCCTCTCTCAGTATCCAAGCATTTTCATATCTAAAAATGTATTTGTGATCACGAGTCTCCCCTGTATCCAGGAACAAGGGGGTATGATCAGATACCTCTCTAGCAAAGGCCTGCAATATGGTTAATGGGTATTTTTCCTCCCAAGCAGGGCACATCAAAACTCTATCCAACTTCTCAAAAGTAGGGTCCTCCTGATTATTAGCCCAGGTGTACTGCCTTCCATTCAAAGGCAACTCCCTCAACCCTGCTTGCTCAATAATAGCATTAAACATAAAGGACCATTGTTCATTAAGCATAGGCTTGTTTTTCTCCTTCCCATTTCTGATAATGTTAAAATCTCTCCCTACCAAGCAAGGCAGAGGATTATCATGATATAATCTTGCCAATTCAGCTAGGAAACTAGCTTTCCCTTCCTTCTGGGCATCCCGGCTGCTGCATGTCCTAATTAACATCAATCAAACTATGACTTTTGTGACCAAAGGCGACTAGTAGCAAGGAAAATGCCATGATGTTCAGCAAGCATttcagggcctctttgattcacaggaatAAGGAAAACACATTCAGTCATGCCCGTTTTGAATCCTACATGATTTGAGTTTGCTTCATTGCACCATAGGAAAAACAAAGAATTTTTCTCTTCAAAAGGTTGAGCGGATGTTAGATCTCCTATGGAATTAGTACAAATGGTTCCTTAAAAAAATCTATATAATCCAATCATACGAATAAAACAGCCAACAGCCAACGTCGGAAAAATTCCTAAGACTTCCAGTTCTCCAAAATTCCTATGAAAATACTTTGAACAAAGAAGCCACCAGTGGTTTTGAGATGCAATTTTCTTCCACCAAGGTGTGTATATATATGAAGTATCTTGTAACGTCTTTACGATTCTGCCGCTGCAAGAAATTGCAGAGTAGTTGTTTAACTCTTACAAATGATTCCTTAGGAAAAGTTTCTACATGATCCAATCATACGGGTCAAATGGCCAACGTCGGAAAAAAATCCTAAAGATTTCAATTCTTCAaaattcctgtgaaaatactttgAACAAAGAAGCCACCAGTGGTTTTGAGATCCAATTTTCTGCCAGCCAAGGTGTATATATGAAGTATATCTTGTAAGAAGGAAACTGAACATTTTTAAGATTATGCTGCTGCAAGAAATTGCAGTTTAGTAGTTAACTTTTGACTGATCCCATAACCCCGTGTAAATGCCATCGAGTACATCAATTGTTTGTTGAAACCATAGAGATTTCTTGTGCCAGACGTGGCCAAAATGTTGTCAATAGAACAGCACGTCAGCACCGGCATGATCATAATATTCAGGACGATATACAATACTTTAACATATATGGTTGATGGGTTCAGTTCTCTAAAGAAAACAGTAGGTTGGACTAGACAAATAAATGTGGTACATTGTCGAGTAGTATTAATTAGTAGGCAAATTGGGTCAATTGGATGGATTAAACGAAAGTAAGGGTGATGGTGACAAGCTGCATCGATCCGTTGTTTGGGGCATCTTGGTCAAGCACAGATTTTGATAGAGAAacaaacatgtttttttttcttacttccttcgtttctttttagtctgcatataagatttcgtcaaagtcaaactttttcaactttgacTAAGTATATAAAAAAAAATACcgagattcacaatatgaaatcagtattgttagatgcatcatgaaattaattttcataccatatagctttaaTATTATAGAGGTTGATATTTTTTCCAATAAAGtttgattttgaccaaatcttatatgcagagtaaaaagaaacagagggagtacataactTGAGAAACCGAATATGCTTAATTCTCATATATAGGAACATTTTGGAACTGGTTCATTTCAAACGCTCGCAAATCGTAGCACAGACGTTCAGACAAAACATCAGATAATTTATTGCATCACACTAGAGCACTCGACCTCATGCTGTCATGCACGCAGTACAAATCTCTACTGACGACCAACTAATCAGCTTGCGGCCACCTGGTTGGATCCTGAAGAAGCTGATGATCTGGGGAGAAGATGATGGTGAACGGCGCCGGCACTAGTGACGTTGGTGGGGTTGATGACCCTGCAGTTGCGCCTGATCTCGCCCTGTGCCCCGGAGAGCACCTCGATCTGCCCCATCTTGAGCATGGACCTGGCGAACCTGGTCCGGAACGCCGCCTCGCTGCGCACGAAGGAGTCGACCAGCGATTTCATGGTGGCGTTGGTCAGCAGCGCCGCGTCCGACTGGAAGAGGCCCAGGTTGTTGGTCAGCCCCACGTAGTACTTGTTGTCGAACCTCGCCGGCGTGATGAGGTCCATGAGGGTCGTCGTCGTCGGGAACGTCTGGTTGCTGTTCGGCGGGCAGATGCCCTTGAGCAAGAACGCGTACGCCTTGCTCAGCTTCGGGTCAATCTGTTAATGCATGATAACAAATAATTAGGATCATTGACTACTCAAAATTCCATGTTTTGATGTGTTGTTGAAGAATCACGTAAGTTATTTACCCCGTCGGTTGTGTTGGGGAAGTTGTAGATTCGCTCGGTGAAGCTGCTGCAGTGGGAGACGCCGATGGTGTGGGCGCCGGAGAGGACGACGATGTCCTCGACGGTGAGGTTCTTGGCGGCGAAGCCGGCGACCAGGTCGGAGGCGGTGGACGTCGGCCCGGGCAGGTTGTTGAGCGCGTCCGTTTCGGTGGACACACGGCCGTCCCGGCGCCCGGCGGGCACCTGGTACCCGAGGCCGCCCGACAGAACGACGCTGTCCCGCGCGGCGAAGGCGAggacgtcggcgcaggagacgacgcCGGGGCACTGCGCCTCGAgggccgccttggcgcggtccaccACGTCGAAGAAGCGGAGGCTAGGGAAGTTGGGTGCCGAGTCCTTCTCCGCCTTGTTGCCAGGCGTGGAGTCGATCAGCACGGAGCCGTCGCAGCCCTGCACCACCCGTGCATGCATGTGAGTATATGGAGGCTGTGCGTGCATGCATTGCACTCATGCCGTGCAGTGTGGTAGCTAGCTTGGCTTACCttgacgaagcagtcgtggaagtggAGGCGGATGATGGCCGGGGCGACGCCGGAGTCGTTGCCGAAGGCGGCGGCCACAGTCTGCTGCACCAGGGTCTCGGCGGACGGGCACGTCCTGTCGTAGAAGCCCACGTCGATGCAGGCGACCACGGCGTCTGACGAGAGAAGCGCGGCCAGGGTCACGACGGCCAGCGCCGCGGCGAGGCTGAAGCATCACTtcatggctgctgctgctgctgcttctgatGTGCGCTGTTGCTGATTCGTGGGGTGTGGTTTTATAGGACACCGGGTAGAACTTGGAAGGGCATTTCTGTCACTGCATCACTAACTGCATGCGACCATTTAATTTTTTAGAACAGTGGACCAGTTAATTTGATCCATTATCCCTAATCCGCATATTCCTTCATTTCGACATTTGTTTGCGTTGGTTCCTTTCTTGCTTGATTGGTTGCATTGGTCAACCTTTTAGTTTGAACTATGGCTCACTAGTCTTTTAGAggttatttttaaaaaaaattagacGTATTACTTTCAAAAACCGGTGTATGCACACCTGCCTATACCTTGGCATTTCTTCAGGTTTACTGGTACACAAGTTTCAGATTTTACTTCCATGGGCCATGGCTACTTGATGTTTGGTATGATTTCTCGTGCATTCTTGTGGGGATTTGTAGAAACGGTATATAGTTTTTAGCAGCCAATGTCGAGCTTGAGAAACAGGCGCAGGCGCAGAGGATTTGGACCAATTTGGTGCACTTCTGCTCACAAAAAAAAAATGAGGGAGCACAACTCCATTTAAGTCTATAGGCACGCCATAGGCAAGGGCGCGAGCAGGGCCAAGCGGACATTTCTGTTCAATTTAGTTGAGCACTTGAGCTGTCTCATGTACGTGTGTGATGCCGATATATGTATGTGGGTTTTGCTGTTTTTTTTTATCTCGGTCCTACTTTGCAAAGATAATATGACGGGACTCTAAAAAAGAAAAGATAATATGACGGGTACTCAGACCTCAGTGCCGACATTCCTTTTTCTGGGGGCaagattctactccctccgtccggaaatacttgtcatcaaaataaataaaagatgtatctagacgtattttagttctgaatacatctgtcgtggtactaagtctgacagtaagtataggaggtacgtatgaggaggcaaggtcctaactACGATaagattgtacgcaagtgtttacgagttcagacccctctcagagaaggtaaaagccctacgtctcggtgcccggaggcggtcgactggattatatgagtgtgtgttacagggggtgcgaacccttgtgccagaggaggggggtggcttatatagagttcgccaggaccccggccatcccccgttacaaagagttcaatgtatataaagatggggcgttactggtaacgccaaccTTAAGTGCCttaaatgaccttaaagactacggagtgaatgcttgCCCGTTGCTgttctgagtgactcctggtcttctgtaagttgagtggtttcttgtatggtcgagtgattgACTGGTCGTGTGACTTCGAGATGGAGGGATACCCGAGTGGTTGATTGGTCGAATGGATAGCACTCAACGCCTTTATTGGGCACTCCcggttgtctcttgagcttctttgcttctaggatagtgaccttgggtagggcgtataggtcaggcctatggccctaccccaggtctatatcatcaccattagcccctgaatggattgaggtccgagtggaaagaaagttgaagttgatcttgctttgaccCTTGTGCTTCACAAGTACTTACGTTGAACGGGAGGCTcatgttggaacttcggcttcgtttcagtcgcttTGATCAATTCAAAAGTTGCCAAGTGAATTTATAACGTCATCCGTCGAGTGTTGTTTCTGGACGCGGAACctttggcgcgattggttacggcgtatcccggatttcacgggattcgaaatttcggggaaCCGCGCGGGGCGGAGCATGCCGTGGTAAGCGGGATGGATAGACAGGAGCGCCTCGATCCCCActccacctttttcgccacgtacccagcgcacgactgttgtgggatttgacatGATCGCTTGGGCCCACGCATCAGCCACTCAGAAGTGGGTCCTTAAAAGGCGACGGGGCTGAGGCGCCTGCACTATGCGCGTCCATTCTCTCcccttctcctctgcttctccaccgcatccggctcctccgctctcgacgctgccgctccgccaccatggtgaaggacaagacggtggcGCTGGAATGCGCGAAGAaggcaacgggggggggggggggggggggcgaaaggcaagaagcagaatcGGGGGTCGTC is from Triticum aestivum cultivar Chinese Spring chromosome 1B, IWGSC CS RefSeq v2.1, whole genome shotgun sequence and encodes:
- the LOC123088945 gene encoding cationic peroxidase SPC4 → MDLITPARFDNKYYVGLTNNLGLFQSDAALLTNATMKSLVDSFVRSEAAFRTRFARSMLKMGQIEVLSGAQGEIRRNCRVINPTNVTSAGAVHHHLLPRSSASSGSNQVAAS